From one Aptenodytes patagonicus chromosome 16, bAptPat1.pri.cur, whole genome shotgun sequence genomic stretch:
- the EXOC7 gene encoding exocyst complex component 7 isoform X1 yields MIPTEEVSARRREIEDKLKQEEETLSFIKESLEKSDQLTKNMVSILSSFESRLMKLENSIIPVHKQTENLQRLQENVEKTLSCLDHVISYYHVAKDTEKIIKEGPTGRLEEYLNCMDKIQKAVEYFQDNNPDSPELNRVKSLFERGKESLESEFRSLMTRHTKPVPPILILDLISGDDEMETQEEMSLEHLPECVLHDIIRISGWLVENGRNQDFMTVYFQIRSVQLDRSIKGLKDHFRKNSSSTGVPYSPAIQNKRKDTPTKKPIKRPVLIPGTIRKAQNLLKQYSQHGLDGKKGASNLIPMEGHEHDLRVKHLSDTLSDKHGPAAGRDDVFDIEIDAYIHCVSAFVKLAQSEYQLLTEIVPEHHQKKTFDSLIQESLDNLIMEGDNIVSAARKAIIRHDYSAVLTIFPILKHLKQMKPEFDQVLQGTAAGTKNKLPGLITSMETTGAKALEEFADNIKNDPDKEYNMPKDGTVHELTSNAILFLQQLLDFQETAGAMLASQVLGDTYNIPLDPRETSSSASSYSSEFSRRLLSTYICKVLGNLQLNLLSKSKVYEDPALSAIFLHNNYNYILKSLEKSELIQLVAVTQKTAERSYRELIEQQIQTYQRSWLKVTDYILERNLPVFQLGVKLKDKERQMIKERFKGFNDGLEELCKIQKAWAIPDMEQRDKIRRAQKTIVKETYGAFLNRYGNVPFTKNPEKYIKYQVDQVGDMIEKLFDTSA; encoded by the exons ATGATCCCCACCGAGGAGGTGTCGGCCCGCAGGAGAGAGATCGAGGACAAGCTCAAGCAG GAAGAAGAAACTCTGTCCTTTATCAAAGAGAGCCTTGAGAAGAGTGACCAGCTTACAAAGAACATG GTTTCTATCCTCTCCTCCTTTGAAAGTCGTTTGATGAAGCTGGAGAACTCTATCATCCCTGTCCATAAACAGACAGAGAACCTGCAGCGCTTGCAGGAGAACGTGGAGAAGACCCTCTCCTGCTTGGATCACGTCATCAGTTACTACCATGTGGCTAAGGACACAGAGAAGATCATAAAGGAAGG ccCCACGGGGAGGCTGGAGGAATACTTGAATTGCATGGACAAAATCCAGAAGGCGGTGGAATACTTCCAGGACAACAATCCAGACAGTCCGGAGCTGAACCGTGTG AAATCCCTCTTTGAGAGGGGCAAGGAGTCCCTGGAATCAGAGTTCCGCAGCTTGATGACACGACACACCAAGCCGGTCCCACCCATCCTCATCCTGGACCTGATCAGTGGGGACGATGAAATGGAGACGCAGGAGGAGATGTCTTTGGAGCACCTCCCGGAGTGTGTCCTGCATGATATCATCCGCATTTCTGGCTGGCTGGTGGAAAACGGCAGGAATCAAG ATTTCATGACTGTTTACTTCCAAATCCGCTCTGTCCAGCTTGACCGCTCCATCAAGGGGCTGAAAGACCATTTCCGTAAGAACAGCTCCTCCACGGGGGTGCCGTATTCCCCTGCCATTCAGAACAAAAGGAAGGACACCCCCACCAAAAAGCCAATCAAGAGACCAG TCCTCATCCCAG GCACGATCCGTAAGGCTCAGAACCTTCTGAAACAGTACTCTCAGCATGGTCTAGATGGGAAAAAGGGGGCCTCTAACCTCATTCCTATGGAAG GTCATGAGCATGATTTACGAGTTAAACACCTTTCCGATACCCTGAGCGACAAGCATGGGCCGGCTGCTG GGAGGGATGACGTCTTCGACATCGAGATTGATGCGTACATTCACTGCGTTAGTGCCTTTGTCAAACTGGCCCAGAGCGAATACCAGCTCCTGACAGAAATCGTCCCGGAGCACCACCAGAAGAAGACCTTTGATTCTCTCATCCAG GAGTCATTAGATAACTTGATCATGGAGGGGGATAACATTGTCTCAGCTGCCCGGAAAGCCATCATCCGACATGACTACTCAGCTGTGCTCACGATCTTCCCTATCCTTAAGCATCTTAAGCAGATGAAGCCAGAATTTGACCAGGTCTTGCAG GGAACTGCAGCAGGCACTAAGAACAAACTGCCAGGGCTGATCACTTCCATGGAGACCACTGGTGCGAAGGCACTGGAAGAGTTTGCAGACAACATTAAG AATGATCCGGACAAGGAATATAACATGCCGAAAGATGGGACAGTTCATGAACTCACCAGCAAC GCCATTCTTTTCCTACAGCAATTGTTGGATTTCCAGGAGACGGCGGGTGCCATGCTGGCATCACAAG TCCTTGGGGACACATACAATATTCCTTTAGATCCCAGAG agaccAGCTCTTCAGCTAGTAGTTACAGTTCAGAGTTCAGCAGGCGGCTGCTGAGCACCTACATCT GCAAAGTGCTGGGCAACTTGCAGCTTAACCTTCTTAGTAAATCCAAGGTTTATGAAGACCCAGCTTTGAGTGCCATTTTTCTGCACAACAACTACAACTACATTCTGAAATCTCTGGAAAA gtCTGAGCTGATCCAGTTGGTAGCTGTGACGCAGAAGACAGCCGAGAGGTCTTACCGGGAGCTCATTGAACAGCAGATCCAGACCTACCAGCGCAG CTGGTTGAAGGTGACAGATTACATCTTGGAGAGAAACCTGCCTGTCTTTCAACTAGGAGTGAAG CTCAAGGATAAGGAGAGGCAGATGATAAAGGAGCGCTTTAAG GGTTTTAATGACGGGCTGGAGGAGCTATGTAAGATCCAGAAGGCCTGGGCAATCCCCGACATGGAGCAACGGGACAAAATCCGCCGGGCACAGAAAACCATTGTGAAAGAGACCTATGGTGCTTTCTTGAACAG ATATGGCAACGTGCCCTTCACCAAGAACCCTGAGAAGTACATCAAATACCAAGTTGACCAGGTGGGGGACATGATTGAGAAGCTGTTTGACACATCGGCATAA